CGGCGGGATGCCGCCGGAGGATGTGGAAGTGGTCTGGGAGGTGGCACGGGACGAGCGGATGGCCGATGTCGTCCAGCGCGGCACGACCCTGGCCAGCGCCGCGCTCGGGCACAGCGTCCACGTCGAGGTGGACGGGCTGGAGCCGGGACGCTGGTACTGGTACCGGTTCCGCACCGGCGTCGACGAGAGCACCGTCGGCCGCACCCGCACGCTCCCGGCCCCGGGCGCGCCGGCCGACAGGCTCCGGTTCGCGTTCGCCTCGTGCCAGCACTACGAGCAGGGGTACTACACCGCGTACCGCCACATGGTCGAGGACGATCTCGATCTCGTCTTCCACCTCGGCGACTACATCTACGAGTACGAGGGGCGCGAAGGGCGCGTGCGAATGCACACGGGCGACGAGATCGAGCTGCTCGACGACTATCGCAACCGGTACGCCCTCTACCGCAGCGATCCCGACCTGCAGGCGGCGCACGCGGCGTTCCCGTGGGTGGTGACGTGGGACGACCACGAGGTGGACAACAACTACGCGAACGACATCTCGGAGGAAGAGGGGCTGCCGGCCGAGCTGTTGCTCCGGCGGCGCGCCGCGGCCTACCAGGCCTACTACGAGCACATGCCGCTCCGGCGGGCGTCGCTGCCGACCGGTCCCGACCTGCAGCTCTACCGGGCCTTCAACTGGGGCGACCTCGCCTCGTTCCACGTGCTCGACACGCGCCAGTACCGCACCGACCAGCCCTGCGGCGACCGGCGCGGCGTCGCCTGCGACGGCATCTACGATCCGGCGGCGACGCTGCTCGGCGAGACGCAGGAGCGCTGGCTCATGGACGGGCTCGACCGCTCGACGGTCCGCTGGAACGTCATTCCCCAGCAGATCATGATGGCGCGCGTCGACTACACGCCGGGCGACGGCGAGTCGTACTCCATGGACGTCTGGGCCGGCTACGAGGTGGCGCGCCGCCGGCTGATGGAGTTCCTGGGGACGCGGCAGCCTTCCAATCCGGTCGTCCTGACCGGCGACATCCACAGCAACTGGGTCACCGATCTGAAGGTGGACTACGGCGATCCCGCGGCTCCGGTGGTCGGCACCGAGTTCGTCGGCACGTCGATCAGCTCCAGCGGCGACGGCGCCGATACGCTCGACACCACCGCCGCGCTGCTCGCCGAGAACCCGTGGATCCGGTTCTACAACGGACAGCGCGGCTACGTGCGCTGCGATCTCACGCCTGAGCGGTGCCGGGCGGATTACCAGGTTCTGGAGTACGTGACGCGGACCGGCAGCCCGATCTCCACGCGCGCGTCGTTCCTGGTAGAGGACGGGCGGCCGGGCGCGCAGCGGCTCTGAGTCGGTTTTCGTTCCGCGTCGAGGACCGCGGGCTCTCCGAGCGCTGCCTGATGGGGTTCAACTCCGGGCCGCCGATGACGCCGAGCGTCTACAACGGAGGCCGTGCGGCAGGCGGAGGACGACGGGCAGTAGGCCGGCCGCGGGCACGGCTCTTGCACTTGGTTTGTACCATGTCATCCTCCGAAGCGGTTCCCGGTACCGATGCGCGTCCGCACTCGTCGCAGTCGGACGGTGAACTCCATTCGATTGCGTCCGGACCGGCACAGTTTGTGCTTCAGTCGATCGGCGGTATGCGCGAATCGATAGGCGGGCTGAAGCAGAGCGTCGAGACCCTGACGGCGCAGTCCAGGGACCAGGCGAAGAAGCTCGATACGTTGAGCCACAGGATGTACGCGGCTGGCGCGTTTCTCGCGGTCCTCACCGCCGTGCTGGCCTGGATGATGAACAATCTCGCCAGCGTGGTGCGCGCCCTCGAGGCGCTGGCCGGCACGCCTCGATGAGCTCCGCCGGCTCAGGGCTGGGCCTTCGCCCTTCGGAGAAACACAAGAGGCTGTCCGTACGAATTGTCCACGTCCTCGGTCAGCGAGTCGAGGTCATCGTGCTCAATGTCCTCGAGCGTACCCAGCTTGCTCGTCCAATTGCCCGATTCCAGCAGTCGAGCCACATGGCTGAACTTGCCGGCCTTGCCGTACACGGCAATCTTCTCGAAACCGGGTTCATGCTCCGGGTTGTCGCACAACTCGAATCCCAGTCTTCGAAACAAGCCCACGTATGCGTCGACTGACTCATCCCGTGGCAACCCGTCGGGCCAGTAGTATCCGGGAGCATGATCCCACCACCGGCTCGAATCGTTGGCCGCCCACGCGACACAATTGTAGCGCGGTGTTTCGTCGCTGGTTATGCGATGATTCTGCGCGTCGAGCTTGGGGAACCAGGCCCTCAGGTCGTTCGGCATCCCGGTCTATCGAAGAAGACCGCGATCTCGACCCCATTCGATCCAGGCGTCCCGCATCGCGTCGAATCTCCCGACATCCTCCGGCCTGACCGGATCCTCGTCGGAAATGGACCGCAGCGCCCAGAACCAGTGATCTGGCTGGGACGAAAGTCGATCGAGAATCAATGGAAGAGCCTTACGCCCAAGCCCTATGATTTTCTGATAGCTTGGATGCATTATCCGCCGCGCCAGTACCGATGTGTGCGCCGTCTGCGCTCGCCATTCGTCGGCATACCTGTCGAATCGCTGTCTCAAGTTTGTCCGTTGATCTGCTCTTGGCGTAAGGAGAGCCGCTTCGTTGATGTACGCATTGCCGGCCGCGGCGTCATGTGTCCGACTCCGCAGCATGATTGTGTAGTTGCGTGCAAGATCCGAGGCTGCGTCGGTACGTGGAAGCCACCTGCGCAGTCCGTGGTCGCATTGCTCGGCAACGTATGGCATTGACACTCGGCCTCCTCAGTCGATCTCCCGAAGGTCGGCCGCCGCCGTGAACGCATGGAGTGACTCAGCCTTCGACCGCGCCCGCTCGATGAGTTCGCCGAGCTTGTCCAGATCCTCTGTCCGCAGGGTCAGGAACATGTCCCGCAACTTGCCCCGACTGCCGTGGTGATAAGTGATCCGCAGCATATGTGCTACAAGAACCGCCTTCGGCGACTGGCGCACATCTGAACCGAATATCGGTCGAAGGTCGGTGACGATACGAGCCGTGCAATAGGTGTTCTCCCGATCCTGCCGCAGGGACCGGGCCTTCGCATGAATCTCCACTGCCGGACATTCAGTCAGCGCAGCAAGACGCTCCCGCAGCCGGCGTTGTCCTGTCTCGTCGAGTCGGAGTTCATGCTCTTCGATATCACCCATCCCTTTTGCGATATCGCTCAGGAAGACGTCCGGCTGGATCTCCAGGACCTCCCCGGCGCTGGCGATCTGACGAACCGCCTCCAGAATCTTCTTGACATCATCGGCGTCGATGGATGGCGTTCCGTTGACCACCTGCTGAACGAGCTCGTCACCGCCGAGTTCATCCGAGGCGGCGCTCAGGGCGCCGGAGAGCTCCGCAGCCTGCTCGTCCTCGAGCCCGGCGATGAGGGCAAGCGACGGCCGCTCGTCCTTGGGTATGAA
The Acidobacteriota bacterium DNA segment above includes these coding regions:
- a CDS encoding alkaline phosphatase, which translates into the protein MTNHVRFDSLFQRRLDRRDLLTGGLALLGLGAAHRASGRSLFQPSVFPLGVASGDPSPDGVVLWTRLALEPLQGGGMPPEDVEVVWEVARDERMADVVQRGTTLASAALGHSVHVEVDGLEPGRWYWYRFRTGVDESTVGRTRTLPAPGAPADRLRFAFASCQHYEQGYYTAYRHMVEDDLDLVFHLGDYIYEYEGREGRVRMHTGDEIELLDDYRNRYALYRSDPDLQAAHAAFPWVVTWDDHEVDNNYANDISEEEGLPAELLLRRRAAAYQAYYEHMPLRRASLPTGPDLQLYRAFNWGDLASFHVLDTRQYRTDQPCGDRRGVACDGIYDPAATLLGETQERWLMDGLDRSTVRWNVIPQQIMMARVDYTPGDGESYSMDVWAGYEVARRRLMEFLGTRQPSNPVVLTGDIHSNWVTDLKVDYGDPAAPVVGTEFVGTSISSSGDGADTLDTTAALLAENPWIRFYNGQRGYVRCDLTPERCRADYQVLEYVTRTGSPISTRASFLVEDGRPGAQRL